The genome window CGTCTTCGGCCTTTGCCGCTAACGCTTACATTAACCAGGTGGGTTTCCGCCCTTCCGATCCCAAGGAATTTTCGCTTGTCGGAGCCTCTGGCAATGTTGAAATCCAGGATGCCTCTGGCAAGACTGTGCTTACGGTAACGCCTGGCGCCGCCTCGTTCTGGGATGCAAGCGGCCAGAATGTACAGCTGGTCGATATTTCCAAATTGACCGCCGAGGGCAAGTACAGCATTAAGGTGGGCGGCCAGACACTTCGCCAAGATCTGGTGGTCAAGAACAATACCTTTGCCGACGTTTACAAGGCTGCTATCAAGTGGTTCTATTACCAGCGCGCCTCTATGGCTCTCGAAAGTGCATACGCGGGCAAGTGGGCTCGTGCTGCAGGCCATACGAATGCGACTGTCGAACTTCATAATTCTACGGGCGCTTCGGGCTCTATCAATTCGAGCAAGGGCTGGTACGATGCCGGCGACTACGGACGCTATATCGTGAATTCGGGCATTACCACCTACACGCTCCTTTCGCTTTACGAACATTTCCCGGAATTTTTCAAGACGGCCAAGTGGAATATTCCTGCCGATGGAACTTTGCCGGATTTGCTCGCCGAAATCAAGTACAATTTGGACTGGATGCTTACTATGCAGGCCAATGACGGTAGCGTTTATCACAAGCTTACCTCTCTTGCTTTCCCGGGCGATGTGATGCCTGCGCAAGACAATGCAAAACTTTATGTTATCGGTAAGAGTGCCGAAGCCGCCCTTGACTTTGCCGGTGTGATGGCAGTTGCTGCGCGCGTGTACAAGCCGTTTGATTCCAATTACGCCGCCAAGTGCCTTGATGCAGCCAAGAAGGCTTATAGCTGGGGCTCTTCGAATATGAGCTACCACTTTACCGCAAATCCCTCCGATGTGGCGACGGGTGCGTACGAAGGCGACAATGCGGCCGACGAAAAACTTTTTGCCGGCACGGAACTTGCCATTACCACGGGCGATAATTCTTACAAGCAGAATGGTTCTTCGGAATATGTGTCGTACTGGGGCGACCTTTCGGGCGTTGCCACTTATGGCAAGGCGACGCATGCATCTGTGTTTGGCGATGCAAACGAAGCCAAACAGAAAATCTTGGGCACTGCAGATGGTTTCGTGAACCGTACCAAGTCGGGCTTTGGCGTGGTGATGGCGAAAGATGACTTTGTGTGGGGCTCCAACGCCGTGGCCTCCAATCAGGGCGTATGGCTTTTGCATGCCTATTACCTCACCGGCGACGAAAAGTATTACGCCGCAGCGCTCAAGGTGCTTGATTACTTGCTCGGCAAGAATCCGCTTGACATGTCATTTGTTACAGGTTACGGCACGAAGTCTCCCAAGATGCCGCACCACCGCCCGAGTACTTCGGACAACGTAGAAGATCCGATTCCGGGTATGCTTGTGGGTGGCCCGCAGCCCGGTGGCGAAGACGTTGGCTCTGCTGCCGAATGGAAGTG of uncultured Fibrobacter sp. contains these proteins:
- a CDS encoding glycoside hydrolase family 9 protein; the protein is MKYKFFALVAVSASVLASSAFAANAYINQVGFRPSDPKEFSLVGASGNVEIQDASGKTVLTVTPGAASFWDASGQNVQLVDISKLTAEGKYSIKVGGQTLRQDLVVKNNTFADVYKAAIKWFYYQRASMALESAYAGKWARAAGHTNATVELHNSTGASGSINSSKGWYDAGDYGRYIVNSGITTYTLLSLYEHFPEFFKTAKWNIPADGTLPDLLAEIKYNLDWMLTMQANDGSVYHKLTSLAFPGDVMPAQDNAKLYVIGKSAEAALDFAGVMAVAARVYKPFDSNYAAKCLDAAKKAYSWGSSNMSYHFTANPSDVATGAYEGDNAADEKLFAGTELAITTGDNSYKQNGSSEYVSYWGDLSGVATYGKATHASVFGDANEAKQKILGTADGFVNRTKSGFGVVMAKDDFVWGSNAVASNQGVWLLHAYYLTGDEKYYAAALKVLDYLLGKNPLDMSFVTGYGTKSPKMPHHRPSTSDNVEDPIPGMLVGGPQPGGEDVGSAAEWKCADYRTGNAATAYTDQRCSYATNEVAINWNAPLAYLAGALEALNAGYAPSFAANGVARKSTVSSSSSSAVSSSSQVVSSSSVAPASSSSEQKSSSSQSLASSSSQWNPWISSSSMTTAIHETLPAGMQNKAAPRLRQNGHKLYVEKNGKRFDLLGNSIR